A genomic stretch from Desulfohalobium retbaense DSM 5692 includes:
- a CDS encoding mannose-1-phosphate guanylyltransferase/mannose-6-phosphate isomerase: protein MDTPSPDSISAFADCRALILAGGSGTRLWPLSRTLLPKQLLPLNGGESLLQQTVRRTLGVLPPEHVWVVTNEEHVFEVRNQLRTLDPLLDRQVLSEPQGRNTLPAILLGLEPIVRDTPGAIVGVFPSDHMIGDQDGWEAAFGRAQGLARDGWFVTFGIEPNTPETGYGYIARDRALSDGCYAVDRFVEKPDVATAREFVDSGRYYWNSGMFVFGVQPFLEAVQEYQPTLWQWWTGRDERSLTAGYASLPDVSVDYGIMEKVGNQAVVQADFDWDDLGSWEALYRLGEQDSSGCVVQGDVSALDCRDSMLYSQGGKLAAIGLEDMIVVQTRDATLVCSMDAVQKVKNVVQDLKAEGSSLVEAHVTVYRPWGSYTVLEESPFYKIKRITVNPGATLSLQMHHHRSEHWVVVSGTAEVHVGGEDKLLTENQSVDIPKTAVHRLANPGKVPVEIIEIQNGPYLEEDDIVRLEDVYGR, encoded by the coding sequence ATGGATACCCCTTCGCCTGATTCCATATCCGCTTTTGCCGATTGCCGGGCCCTTATTCTTGCCGGCGGATCCGGGACGCGACTGTGGCCGCTTTCCAGGACCCTCCTGCCCAAGCAACTGCTTCCCCTCAACGGTGGCGAGTCCTTGCTCCAGCAGACTGTCCGGCGCACCCTCGGGGTCCTGCCCCCGGAGCATGTCTGGGTGGTCACCAACGAAGAGCATGTCTTTGAAGTCCGCAATCAATTGCGGACCCTGGATCCCCTTCTGGATCGCCAGGTCCTCAGCGAACCCCAGGGACGCAATACCCTGCCTGCGATTTTGCTGGGGCTGGAGCCCATCGTGCGGGACACCCCGGGGGCGATTGTCGGGGTCTTTCCCTCGGATCATATGATCGGAGATCAGGACGGCTGGGAGGCCGCGTTCGGACGAGCCCAGGGACTGGCCCGGGACGGTTGGTTCGTCACGTTTGGCATCGAACCGAATACCCCGGAAACCGGCTACGGCTATATCGCCCGGGACCGTGCCCTTTCGGACGGGTGTTATGCGGTGGATCGATTTGTGGAAAAACCGGACGTGGCTACGGCCCGGGAATTCGTGGACAGCGGCCGCTATTATTGGAATAGCGGCATGTTCGTTTTCGGTGTCCAGCCGTTTCTCGAAGCGGTCCAGGAATACCAGCCCACGCTATGGCAGTGGTGGACAGGGCGCGATGAGCGTTCGCTGACTGCTGGGTACGCGTCCCTGCCGGATGTTTCCGTGGATTACGGCATCATGGAGAAGGTCGGAAATCAGGCCGTGGTCCAGGCCGATTTTGACTGGGACGATCTCGGCAGTTGGGAGGCCCTGTACCGCCTCGGCGAGCAGGACAGTTCCGGGTGCGTCGTCCAGGGGGATGTCTCCGCGCTGGATTGCCGGGACAGTATGCTCTACTCCCAGGGCGGCAAGCTGGCGGCCATCGGCCTGGAGGACATGATCGTGGTTCAGACCCGGGACGCCACCCTGGTCTGCTCCATGGACGCGGTCCAAAAGGTCAAAAATGTGGTCCAGGATCTCAAGGCGGAAGGCAGTTCCCTGGTTGAAGCCCACGTGACCGTCTACCGGCCATGGGGCAGCTATACGGTGCTTGAGGAAAGTCCGTTCTACAAAATCAAGCGGATCACGGTGAATCCGGGGGCGACACTCAGTCTGCAGATGCACCACCACCGCAGCGAGCACTGGGTGGTGGTCTCGGGCACGGCCGAGGTCCATGTCGGTGGAGAGGACAAGCTGTTGACGGAAAATCAATCCGTGGACATCCCCAAGACAGCAGTCCACCGCTTGGCCAATCCAGGCAAGGTCCCGGTGGAAATCATTGAAATCCAAAACGGGCCCTATCTGGAAGAAGACGACATCGTGCGCCTGGAGGATGTCTACGGCCGGTAA
- a CDS encoding HypC/HybG/HupF family hydrogenase formation chaperone, with protein sequence MCLAVPVRIESIENEMAVCSVGESGTTLKASLMLLEEEPQIGDYVIVHAGFALRILDPQEAQESLQILREMAQVGQVV encoded by the coding sequence ATGTGTTTGGCAGTGCCGGTCCGCATTGAATCCATTGAGAATGAGATGGCTGTGTGTAGCGTGGGGGAAAGCGGCACAACGCTCAAGGCATCGCTGATGCTTTTGGAGGAGGAACCGCAGATAGGCGATTATGTCATCGTCCACGCCGGATTCGCGTTGCGCATCCTGGATCCCCAGGAAGCCCAGGAGAGCTTGCAGATTCTGCGAGAAATGGCCCAGGTGGGACAGGTCGTCTAG
- a CDS encoding HyaD/HybD family hydrogenase maturation endopeptidase gives MSIETQRILVLGVGNILFTDEGIGVRAIEEMQSGYQFSENVTLMDGGTLGTRLMDYIMESDYLIVVDAVLGDSDPGSVYRLTGEDLRQSLAFKNSMHQTDLVDTLVYCDLAGHCPEAVVIGMEPADYETMAVGLSEPAQAALPHMMQRVAEEIRKAGATAEPVSQ, from the coding sequence ATGAGCATCGAGACACAGCGGATCCTGGTTCTTGGGGTCGGCAATATTTTGTTTACGGACGAGGGTATCGGAGTCCGGGCCATCGAGGAAATGCAGTCCGGATATCAGTTTTCCGAGAACGTGACCCTTATGGACGGCGGGACGCTGGGGACGCGACTCATGGACTACATTATGGAAAGCGACTACCTCATTGTTGTCGACGCCGTGCTGGGCGACAGCGACCCAGGCTCGGTCTACCGTTTGACCGGAGAGGACCTGCGCCAGAGTCTGGCCTTCAAGAATTCCATGCACCAGACCGACCTGGTGGACACCCTGGTCTATTGTGATCTGGCCGGGCATTGTCCTGAAGCGGTGGTCATCGGTATGGAACCAGCCGATTATGAAACGATGGCAGTGGGCCTTTCAGAGCCCGCCCAGGCGGCATTGCCGCATATGATGCAGCGGGTGGCCGAGGAGATCCGGAAGGCCGGAGCGACCGCTGAACCCGTGAGCCAATAA
- a CDS encoding nickel-dependent hydrogenase large subunit, producing MAGCKAQKAPAVPVTPQSSYSGPIVIDPVTRIEGHLRVEVEVDNGKVSNVWSSSQLFRGLETILKGRDPRDAQHFTQRSCGVCTYVHALASTRCVDNAVGVKIPENAHLVRNLVLSAQYLHDHIVHFYHLHALDWVDVTSALKADPAKAAKIANNISPRVTKAEDLKAVQQKLQSFVDSGQLGIFTNAYFLGGHEAYYLPPEVNLIATAHYLEALRLQVKAARAMAVFGAKNPHTQFTVVGGVTCYNSLTPERISEFKSLYEETRKFVEECYIPDLLAVAGYYKDWGSIGGCTNFLSFGEFGNDDYSMADNYIPQGVIMNRNLGQVTDFDPNAIAEHVKHSWYKDGPAKHPYEGVTEPQYTSLEDKDRYSWMKAPRYQGEAMEVGPLAHVLVAYARGHKDTVEAVDYVCGQLGVGKEALFSTLGRTAARGIETLVTARKMETWINQLAENVSSGNNDLYTPWEMPNEAEGVGFVNAPRGGLSHWVRIKNKKIENFQLVVPSTWNLGPRCGANKLGPVEEALMGTPVVDPERPVEILRTVHAFDPCIACGVHVIDSKTNKVHKFRVL from the coding sequence ATGGCCGGTTGCAAAGCCCAAAAGGCACCCGCGGTGCCGGTGACCCCGCAGAGCAGCTATTCAGGTCCCATTGTCATTGACCCGGTGACCCGCATCGAGGGCCACCTCCGCGTGGAGGTCGAGGTCGACAACGGGAAAGTCAGCAATGTCTGGTCCAGCTCCCAGTTGTTCCGTGGCTTGGAAACCATCCTCAAGGGGCGCGATCCCCGGGATGCCCAGCACTTTACTCAACGTTCCTGCGGTGTGTGCACCTATGTCCACGCCCTGGCCTCCACCCGTTGCGTCGACAACGCCGTGGGCGTCAAAATCCCTGAAAATGCCCATCTGGTCCGCAATCTGGTGCTGTCCGCCCAGTATCTGCACGACCATATCGTCCACTTTTATCATCTGCACGCCCTGGACTGGGTCGATGTCACCAGCGCTTTGAAGGCCGATCCGGCCAAGGCCGCGAAGATCGCCAACAACATCTCTCCGCGGGTGACCAAGGCCGAAGATCTCAAGGCGGTGCAACAGAAATTGCAGAGCTTTGTCGACAGCGGCCAGCTCGGCATCTTCACCAACGCCTACTTTCTCGGCGGGCACGAAGCCTACTATCTGCCCCCGGAAGTCAACCTCATCGCCACCGCCCACTATCTGGAAGCCTTGCGGTTGCAGGTCAAGGCAGCCCGGGCCATGGCGGTCTTCGGCGCCAAGAACCCGCACACCCAGTTCACCGTGGTCGGCGGAGTGACCTGCTACAACAGCCTGACCCCGGAACGGATCAGCGAATTCAAGTCGTTGTACGAAGAAACCCGCAAGTTCGTCGAAGAATGCTATATCCCGGACCTGCTGGCCGTGGCCGGCTACTACAAGGACTGGGGCAGCATTGGCGGCTGCACCAATTTCCTGAGTTTCGGCGAGTTCGGCAACGATGACTACAGCATGGCCGACAACTACATCCCGCAGGGCGTGATCATGAATCGCAACCTCGGGCAGGTAACGGATTTCGATCCCAATGCCATCGCCGAACACGTCAAGCACAGCTGGTACAAAGACGGCCCGGCTAAGCACCCCTACGAGGGCGTGACCGAGCCGCAATACACCAGCCTGGAAGACAAGGATCGCTATTCCTGGATGAAGGCCCCGCGCTATCAGGGCGAAGCCATGGAAGTCGGTCCTCTGGCCCATGTCCTGGTCGCCTATGCCCGCGGTCACAAGGACACCGTCGAAGCCGTTGACTATGTCTGCGGCCAACTCGGCGTGGGTAAGGAAGCCCTGTTTTCGACCCTGGGCCGCACAGCCGCCCGTGGTATCGAGACCCTGGTCACCGCCCGGAAAATGGAGACCTGGATCAATCAATTGGCCGAAAATGTCTCCTCGGGCAACAACGATCTCTACACCCCGTGGGAAATGCCCAACGAGGCGGAAGGTGTCGGGTTTGTCAATGCTCCCCGCGGCGGTCTGAGCCACTGGGTCCGGATCAAGAACAAAAAGATCGAGAACTTCCAGCTGGTGGTGCCCTCGACCTGGAACCTTGGCCCCCGGTGCGGCGCGAACAAGCTCGGTCCGGTGGAAGAGGCCCTCATGGGCACGCCGGTGGTCGATCCTGAGCGGCCGGTGGAAATCCTGCGGACCGTTCACGCCTTCGACCCCTGCATTGCCTGCGGTGTCCACGTTATCGACTCCAAGACCAACAAGGTGCACAAGTTCCGCGTCTTGTAA